From Leifsonia sp. fls2-241-R2A-40a, one genomic window encodes:
- a CDS encoding ABC transporter ATP-binding protein: MSVAQTQSTNTDSTKRSSTARTLLRILPFAKSAAPRIILGMVAALLASLVALTIPQVLRWLVDGPLSTGDPSAVWPAALLVVGLGAAEAVFISLRRWFVLTPGTHVEARMRNALYAQLQDLPVAFHDRWPSGQLLSRAVSDLSMIRRWLSFGIVLLVVNVVTIVVGFAILIGWNWILGLIFLVCSIPLWIYGFVFENKYSVIARRSQDQAGDLATAVEESVHGIRVLKAFGRGKHALKSFESQAEQLRGTEIEKAKAIAGIWLWLLMVPDIAFGISLVVGVWLASQGQLSVGELVAFFATATVLRFPIESIGFLLSMTFDTRTAADRFFEVLDEVNTITDPAEPKKITDPRGELVFDDVHFRYQDSPERFPDLLDGIQLTVRPGETMALVGLTGSGKSTLTALTTRLYDVTGGAVRVDGVDVRDLTRYDLRKALAMAFEDATLFSASVRDNVLLGRDELDPNSAEAERVLTEALEIAQAGFVYDLPEGVETKVGEEGLSLSGGQRQRLALARAVAANPSVLVLDDPLSALDVDTEALVEAALRRVLAATTALIVAHRPSTVMLADRVALLEDGRITAVGTHHELLATSEHYRFVISSLEDEENDEILEEVNL; encoded by the coding sequence GTCGACGGCCCGCTGTCGACGGGCGACCCGTCGGCGGTGTGGCCCGCCGCGCTGCTGGTGGTCGGGCTCGGTGCCGCCGAGGCCGTATTCATCTCGCTCCGGCGCTGGTTCGTGCTCACCCCGGGCACCCACGTCGAGGCGCGGATGCGCAACGCGCTCTACGCCCAGCTGCAGGATCTTCCGGTCGCCTTCCACGACCGCTGGCCGAGCGGCCAGCTGCTCTCGCGTGCCGTCAGCGACCTCAGCATGATCCGCCGGTGGCTGTCGTTCGGCATCGTGCTGCTCGTGGTCAACGTGGTCACGATCGTGGTCGGGTTCGCCATCCTGATCGGGTGGAACTGGATCCTCGGGCTCATTTTCCTGGTGTGCTCGATCCCGCTCTGGATCTACGGCTTCGTGTTCGAGAACAAGTACTCGGTCATCGCGCGCCGCAGTCAGGACCAGGCCGGCGACCTCGCCACGGCGGTCGAGGAGTCGGTGCACGGCATCCGCGTCCTGAAGGCGTTCGGCCGCGGCAAGCACGCGCTGAAGAGCTTCGAGTCGCAGGCCGAGCAGCTGCGCGGCACCGAGATCGAGAAGGCCAAGGCGATCGCGGGCATCTGGCTGTGGCTGCTGATGGTCCCGGACATCGCGTTCGGCATCAGCCTGGTCGTCGGCGTGTGGCTGGCGTCGCAGGGGCAGCTGTCGGTGGGCGAGCTGGTGGCGTTCTTCGCCACCGCCACGGTGCTCCGGTTCCCGATCGAGTCGATCGGATTCCTGCTGTCGATGACCTTCGACACGCGGACCGCCGCCGACCGGTTCTTCGAGGTGCTGGATGAGGTCAACACGATCACCGACCCCGCCGAGCCGAAGAAGATCACCGACCCGCGCGGAGAGCTGGTCTTCGATGACGTGCACTTCCGGTACCAGGATTCGCCCGAGCGCTTCCCGGACCTGCTCGACGGCATCCAGCTGACGGTCCGGCCGGGCGAGACGATGGCGCTGGTGGGTCTCACCGGATCCGGCAAGTCGACGCTCACCGCCCTGACCACGCGTCTGTACGACGTGACCGGGGGAGCGGTCCGGGTCGACGGCGTCGACGTGCGCGACCTGACCCGCTACGACCTCCGCAAGGCGCTCGCCATGGCGTTCGAGGACGCGACGCTGTTCTCGGCGTCCGTGCGCGACAACGTCCTGCTGGGCCGGGACGAGCTCGACCCGAACTCTGCCGAAGCGGAGCGCGTCCTGACCGAGGCGCTCGAGATCGCGCAGGCGGGCTTCGTCTACGACCTCCCCGAGGGCGTGGAGACGAAGGTCGGCGAGGAGGGCCTCAGCCTCTCGGGCGGACAGCGCCAGCGTCTGGCGCTGGCGCGAGCGGTCGCGGCGAACCCCAGCGTGCTGGTGCTCGACGACCCGCTGTCCGCTCTGGACGTCGACACGGAGGCACTCGTCGAGGCTGCGCTGCGGCGGGTCCTCGCGGCGACCACCGCGCTCATCGTCGCGCACCGCCCCTCCACGGTCATGCTGGCCGACCGGGTGGCGCTGCTCGAAGACGGGCGCATCACGGCGGTCGGCACCCACCATGAACTGCTCGCCACCAGCGAGCACTACCGATTCGTCATCTCCAGCCTGGAGGACGAAGAGAACGACGAGATCCTCGAGGAGGTGAACCTGTGA
- a CDS encoding ABC transporter ATP-binding protein — protein MSTTTVLGVEGEERNDLSKEESRQVRRRSLRLLGSLMHPLRMRLVLTAVVVVVSTAAQVAGPAIIAFGIDNGLPALMKQDWFPLAAAGIAYLFTGIIGAVLIAWYTVLSARISQAILIDLRKRVFLHTQKLSLEFHESYTSGRIISRQTSDLDSIRELLDSGINQLVQGFLYMLFIAIALFSIDWISGVVLLASLVPLYLLTRWFQKRSQVLFRISRVASAKLIVHFVETMTGIRAVKAFRKEKRNEKEFGGLVEEYRDVNARVIQLFGIFDPGLVMIGNVTVGVVLLVGGFRVADGQLAIGVLLAVLLYTRRFFDPMEEMAMFYNSYQSAAAALEKISGVLEEEPSVPDPVTPVDLWSAKGHVRFDDVTFAYKKDRVILPEFTLDLPAGQTVALVGSTGAGKSTLAKLISRFYDPTDGSVQLDGVDLRDLHPKDLRRAIVMVTQEAYLFSGSVADNIALGKPDATREEIVRAAEAVGAHEFIQGLPNGYDTDVNKRGGRVSAGQRQLISFARAFLADPAVLILDEATSSLDIPSERLVQEALQTLLADRTAVIIAHRLSTVAIADRVLVMEHGRVVEDGTPDDLIAGTGRFAQLHAAWRDSLV, from the coding sequence GTGAGCACGACGACGGTGCTGGGCGTCGAAGGCGAAGAGCGCAACGACCTCAGCAAGGAGGAGAGCCGGCAGGTCCGGCGCCGCTCGCTGCGCCTGCTCGGTTCGCTGATGCACCCGCTGCGGATGCGGCTGGTGCTCACGGCCGTGGTGGTCGTGGTGAGCACCGCCGCGCAGGTGGCGGGGCCGGCGATCATCGCATTCGGCATCGACAACGGACTGCCCGCCCTGATGAAGCAGGACTGGTTCCCGCTGGCCGCCGCCGGCATCGCGTACCTGTTCACCGGCATCATCGGCGCCGTGCTGATCGCGTGGTATACGGTGCTGAGCGCGCGGATCAGCCAGGCCATCCTGATCGACCTGCGCAAGCGGGTGTTCCTGCACACGCAGAAGCTGTCGCTGGAGTTCCACGAGTCGTACACGTCGGGCCGCATCATCTCGCGCCAGACCAGCGACCTCGATTCCATCCGGGAGCTGCTCGACTCGGGCATCAACCAGCTGGTGCAGGGCTTCCTGTACATGCTGTTCATCGCGATCGCCCTGTTCTCGATCGACTGGATCAGCGGTGTCGTGCTGCTCGCCTCGCTCGTGCCGCTGTACCTGCTGACCCGCTGGTTCCAGAAGCGCTCGCAGGTGCTGTTCCGCATCTCGCGGGTGGCGTCGGCGAAGCTGATCGTGCACTTCGTGGAGACCATGACCGGCATCCGCGCGGTCAAGGCGTTCCGCAAGGAGAAGCGCAACGAGAAGGAGTTCGGCGGACTGGTCGAGGAGTACCGGGATGTGAACGCCCGCGTCATCCAGCTGTTCGGGATCTTCGACCCGGGACTCGTGATGATCGGCAACGTGACGGTCGGCGTCGTGCTGCTCGTGGGCGGCTTCCGCGTCGCCGACGGCCAGCTCGCGATCGGCGTGCTGCTCGCGGTGCTGCTGTACACGCGCCGGTTCTTCGACCCGATGGAGGAGATGGCGATGTTCTACAACTCCTACCAGTCGGCCGCCGCGGCTCTGGAGAAGATCTCCGGCGTCCTGGAGGAGGAGCCGAGCGTGCCGGATCCCGTCACGCCCGTCGACCTGTGGTCGGCGAAGGGACACGTGCGGTTCGACGACGTCACCTTCGCCTACAAGAAGGACCGCGTCATCCTGCCCGAGTTCACGCTCGATCTGCCGGCCGGGCAGACGGTCGCGCTCGTCGGCTCCACCGGAGCGGGCAAGTCGACGCTGGCGAAGCTCATCTCGCGGTTCTACGACCCGACCGACGGCTCCGTCCAGCTCGACGGGGTGGACCTGCGCGACCTGCACCCGAAGGATCTCCGCCGCGCCATCGTCATGGTGACGCAGGAGGCCTACCTGTTCAGCGGGTCGGTGGCCGACAACATCGCGCTCGGCAAGCCGGACGCGACGCGCGAGGAGATCGTGCGGGCGGCGGAGGCCGTTGGCGCGCACGAGTTCATCCAGGGTCTGCCCAACGGGTACGACACCGACGTGAACAAGCGCGGCGGTCGCGTGTCCGCGGGTCAGCGCCAGCTGATCTCGTTCGCGCGCGCGTTCCTCGCCGACCCGGCGGTGCTCATCCTGGACGAGGCCACCAGTTCGCTCGACATCCCGAGCGAGCGACTGGTCCAGGAGGCGCTGCAGACGCTGCTGGCCGACCGGACGGCCGTGATCATCGCGCACCGTCTATCGACGGTCGCGATCGCGGACCGGGTCCTGGTGATGGAGCACGGACGCGTCGTCGAGGACGGCACGCCGGACGACCTGATCGCCGGTACGGGCCGCTTCGCGCAGCTCCACGCCGCCTGGCGCGACTCGCTCGTGTAG
- a CDS encoding response regulator transcription factor encodes MSLRVVIVDDHERFRAQAAELLRLERFTVVGDTDTAASGVELSRRLSPDIVLLDIGLPDASGFDIVSAMRATGAAVVLTSSRSANDYGRRVADSGAEGFINKEELTGEAIRTLLR; translated from the coding sequence ATGTCCCTCCGTGTTGTGATCGTCGACGACCACGAACGGTTCCGCGCACAGGCGGCCGAACTGCTGCGCCTGGAGCGCTTCACCGTCGTCGGGGACACGGACACGGCCGCGAGCGGGGTCGAACTCAGCAGGCGGCTCTCGCCCGATATCGTGCTGCTCGACATCGGGCTGCCGGACGCGAGCGGGTTCGACATCGTGTCCGCCATGCGCGCGACGGGCGCGGCGGTCGTGCTCACCTCGAGCCGGTCCGCCAACGACTACGGCAGACGCGTCGCGGACAGCGGTGCGGAGGGATTCATCAACAAAGAAGAGCTGACCGGTGAGGCGATCCGCACCCTGCTAAGGTAA
- a CDS encoding response regulator transcription factor has protein sequence MSGGQTEGSRALRVAVADDAVLLREGIGQILRAGGMDVVASVDTAEELLGAVESDGDVDAIVLDIKMPPTHTDEGLRALERLRADGSQAGILLLSMYTTASYAIRAMSAGSGTGYLLKDRVADADTLVSAVRTVARGGSVVDPEVVQLLVSARSSEAAVEGLSSRERDVLRLMAEGRSNVGIAGELHLSLRTVESHIGHIMAKLGVEDSAEGHRRVLAVLRFLGRDA, from the coding sequence GTGAGCGGGGGACAGACTGAGGGTTCTCGCGCACTCAGGGTGGCCGTCGCCGACGACGCAGTGCTCCTGCGCGAAGGGATCGGCCAGATCCTGCGTGCGGGCGGCATGGATGTCGTGGCCTCGGTGGACACCGCCGAGGAACTCCTCGGCGCGGTCGAATCCGACGGCGACGTGGATGCGATCGTGCTCGACATCAAGATGCCCCCGACGCACACCGACGAAGGACTGCGGGCGCTGGAGAGGCTGCGCGCCGACGGGTCGCAGGCCGGCATCCTGCTTCTCTCCATGTACACGACCGCTTCGTACGCGATCCGTGCGATGAGCGCGGGGAGCGGGACCGGGTATCTGCTCAAGGACCGCGTGGCCGACGCCGACACGCTCGTCTCCGCCGTACGGACCGTGGCCCGCGGGGGATCGGTGGTCGACCCGGAGGTCGTCCAGCTGCTCGTCTCCGCGCGTTCGTCCGAGGCCGCCGTCGAGGGACTGTCGTCCCGCGAGCGGGACGTGCTGCGCCTGATGGCCGAGGGCCGCTCGAACGTCGGGATCGCGGGCGAGCTGCACCTGAGCCTGCGGACGGTGGAATCGCACATCGGGCACATCATGGCGAAGCTCGGCGTGGAGGACTCCGCAGAGGGACACCGTCGCGTGCTCGCCGTGCTGCGGTTCCTCGGCCGGGACGCCTGA
- a CDS encoding sensor histidine kinase — protein MNAPRREDAYPQVARPGFARLGLRALAVTVTLASNVLAQVISAMTGDYGPRPAGVGWAIVFVAVAVDYVICAVIAWRLVRSPIPGWLMVGAALFWSAGAWYPLVRQWGWAWPWVAGVTDLWAVLVGILVLCYPSGRLAARFDRAIVLVVSVAFSIRLAGILLFSSPDVAECGCASNPYAVMPSDTADFWLGLAWRFVGLALMLTVAARLIARWFTSSLPARRVAFVMPLAILLWCYGTVQDSLSFALGWDGGWLQFIPPVAIALIPPAWVGGVMYARGLRSRVADLVIVARDKVDRGLWESSLARTLHDGSLRVFWWDEPLQRYQTSDGQAVADAGLTQRPGRSTLAIDSDQGPIALIEHDVALTQDDRLLDAVSSALLLSVDNDRLRGRLERTIQELRESRLRIVEEGYLARRRLERDLHDGSQQQLVSLAISLRIAISKAEARGQEELAGDLQRASDQLADALRELRELARGIHPTVLSDGDLRSAIEELGLRSHLPVETHVELTERLPEVVEETIYYCVSECLANTAKHANARNCTVLVSRTDSTVTVVVKDDGQGGAKIEPGGGLEGLRDRVEAVSGRADVRSVEGLGTIIELTIPVTSA, from the coding sequence GTGAACGCTCCGCGCCGGGAGGACGCATACCCGCAGGTCGCGCGGCCCGGATTCGCGCGGCTGGGATTACGCGCGCTCGCCGTGACGGTGACGCTCGCGTCGAACGTGCTGGCCCAGGTCATCAGTGCGATGACCGGCGACTACGGACCGAGGCCGGCCGGAGTCGGCTGGGCGATCGTCTTCGTCGCCGTGGCGGTCGACTACGTCATCTGCGCGGTCATCGCCTGGCGTCTGGTGCGCAGCCCCATCCCGGGCTGGCTGATGGTCGGCGCCGCGCTGTTCTGGTCCGCGGGCGCCTGGTACCCGCTGGTCCGCCAGTGGGGATGGGCGTGGCCGTGGGTGGCCGGGGTCACCGACCTCTGGGCCGTGCTCGTCGGCATCCTCGTGCTGTGCTATCCGTCCGGGCGCCTGGCGGCGCGCTTCGATCGCGCCATCGTGCTCGTGGTGTCGGTGGCGTTCTCGATCCGTCTTGCGGGCATCCTGCTGTTCTCCTCGCCCGACGTCGCCGAGTGCGGCTGCGCGTCGAACCCGTACGCCGTGATGCCCAGCGACACCGCCGACTTCTGGCTGGGGCTGGCGTGGCGTTTCGTCGGGCTGGCGCTGATGCTCACGGTCGCCGCGCGCCTGATCGCGCGGTGGTTCACCAGCTCGCTGCCCGCACGGCGTGTGGCCTTCGTGATGCCGCTCGCCATCCTGCTCTGGTGCTACGGGACGGTGCAGGACTCGCTGAGCTTCGCGCTCGGCTGGGACGGCGGCTGGCTGCAGTTCATCCCGCCCGTCGCCATCGCTCTCATCCCTCCCGCCTGGGTGGGCGGCGTGATGTACGCGCGGGGGCTCCGGTCGCGTGTGGCCGACCTGGTGATCGTCGCCCGCGACAAGGTCGACCGCGGGCTGTGGGAGTCGAGCCTCGCGCGCACACTGCACGACGGATCCCTGCGGGTGTTCTGGTGGGACGAGCCTCTGCAGCGCTACCAGACCAGCGACGGTCAGGCGGTCGCCGACGCGGGCCTCACCCAGCGGCCCGGCCGCTCCACCCTGGCGATCGACTCCGACCAGGGTCCGATCGCCCTGATCGAGCACGACGTCGCGCTGACCCAGGACGACCGGCTGCTGGATGCGGTGTCCTCTGCGCTGCTGCTGTCCGTGGACAACGACCGCCTGCGCGGCCGGCTGGAGCGCACCATCCAGGAACTGCGGGAGTCGCGCCTCCGCATCGTGGAGGAGGGGTACCTGGCCCGCAGGCGCCTGGAACGCGACCTGCACGACGGCAGCCAACAGCAGCTCGTCTCCCTGGCGATCAGCCTGCGCATCGCGATCTCGAAGGCCGAGGCGCGCGGGCAGGAGGAGCTCGCCGGCGACCTTCAGCGGGCGTCCGATCAACTGGCCGACGCGCTCCGCGAACTCCGGGAGCTGGCCCGCGGCATCCACCCCACCGTGCTCAGCGACGGCGACCTCCGCTCGGCGATCGAGGAGCTCGGGCTGCGCAGCCACCTGCCGGTGGAGACCCACGTCGAGCTCACGGAGCGTCTGCCCGAGGTGGTCGAGGAGACCATCTACTACTGCGTGTCCGAGTGCCTCGCCAACACGGCCAAGCACGCCAATGCCCGCAACTGCACGGTGCTGGTGAGCCGCACCGACTCGACGGTCACCGTCGTGGTGAAGGACGATGGCCAGGGCGGCGCGAAGATCGAGCCCGGCGGCGGGCTGGAGGGACTCCGCGACCGCGTGGAGGCGGTGTCCGGCCGCGCCGACGTGCGCTCGGTCGAGGGGCTGGGCACGATCATCGAGCTGACCATCCCGGTTACCTCGGCCTGA
- a CDS encoding inorganic phosphate transporter: MDMIVTVAAVIVVALVFDFTNGFHDTANAMATSVATGALKPRTAVAISAVLNLAGAFLSTAVAQTISGGVIKEGSSGVAITPTMIFAGLVGAVLWNLVTWYFGLPSSSTHALFGGLIGAAVIGAGFGAVDWGVLLSKVIIPALLSPFVAGAVALVATYAAYRITHNARVHGAESGFRHGQTVSASLVSLAHGTNDAQKTMGVITLTLISAGYLAGGSAPPLWVIVSCGLAIALGTYLGGWRIMRTVGKRITDVKPPQGFAAETSSAATILVSSHLGFALSTTQVTSGAVVGSGLGKRLASVRWGVVGRIAAAWVITLPAAALVGGLAAWIASASVIGLIGVAVVGLAAGLLIYGLSRRNPVNRHNVNENEDAGEPREAAPVGVGQEG, from the coding sequence ATGGACATGATCGTCACGGTCGCGGCCGTCATCGTCGTGGCACTGGTCTTCGACTTCACGAACGGCTTCCACGACACGGCCAACGCCATGGCGACCTCGGTCGCCACCGGCGCGCTGAAGCCCCGAACGGCGGTGGCCATTTCGGCCGTGCTCAACCTGGCGGGGGCGTTCCTCTCGACCGCCGTCGCCCAGACCATCTCCGGAGGAGTCATCAAGGAGGGGTCGTCCGGCGTGGCGATCACTCCCACGATGATCTTCGCCGGACTGGTCGGTGCGGTGCTCTGGAACCTCGTCACCTGGTACTTCGGTCTCCCGTCGAGCTCCACGCACGCCCTCTTCGGCGGCCTCATCGGCGCAGCGGTCATCGGCGCGGGGTTCGGCGCCGTCGACTGGGGAGTGCTGCTCAGCAAGGTGATCATCCCGGCGCTGCTGTCGCCCTTCGTGGCCGGCGCGGTCGCGCTCGTGGCCACCTACGCCGCGTACCGGATCACGCACAACGCGCGCGTGCACGGCGCGGAGTCCGGCTTCCGGCACGGGCAGACCGTCTCCGCCTCCCTCGTCTCGCTCGCGCACGGCACCAACGACGCCCAGAAGACGATGGGCGTCATCACCTTGACGCTCATCTCGGCGGGCTACCTGGCCGGCGGAAGCGCGCCGCCGCTCTGGGTGATCGTGTCCTGCGGACTGGCGATCGCGCTGGGCACCTACCTGGGCGGCTGGCGGATCATGCGGACCGTCGGCAAGCGCATCACCGACGTCAAGCCGCCGCAGGGCTTCGCGGCCGAGACGTCGTCGGCGGCCACCATCCTCGTCTCGTCGCACCTCGGCTTCGCCCTCTCGACGACGCAGGTCACCTCGGGCGCCGTGGTCGGCAGCGGGCTGGGCAAGAGGCTCGCCTCGGTGCGGTGGGGCGTGGTCGGACGGATCGCGGCCGCCTGGGTCATCACCCTCCCGGCCGCTGCCCTGGTCGGTGGGCTCGCGGCATGGATCGCGTCGGCGAGCGTCATCGGGCTGATCGGCGTAGCCGTCGTGGGGCTCGCGGCCGGACTCCTGATCTACGGACTCTCGCGACGCAACCCGGTGAACCGTCACAACGTCAACGAGAACGAGGACGCCGGCGAGCCGCGCGAAGCGGCGCCCGTGGGCGTCGGACAGGAGGGGTGA
- a CDS encoding MGMT family protein gives MTGDAPGGDAGADRSDSFVERVLEVVDAIPPGHVMTYGDVAATLGSRAARMVGQVMAYYGGDVPWWRVVRASGHPPANHEHIALQHYRAEGTPLLRAGNGPYRVDLRAARVGAEPPGDARNHSSDR, from the coding sequence GTGACCGGGGATGCGCCCGGCGGCGACGCGGGCGCGGACCGCTCGGACTCGTTCGTCGAACGGGTCCTCGAGGTGGTCGATGCGATCCCGCCGGGCCACGTTATGACCTACGGCGACGTCGCCGCGACCCTCGGGTCGCGCGCCGCCCGGATGGTCGGCCAGGTGATGGCGTACTACGGCGGCGACGTGCCCTGGTGGCGCGTGGTCCGGGCGAGCGGCCACCCGCCCGCGAACCACGAGCACATCGCGCTCCAGCACTATCGCGCCGAGGGGACGCCGTTGCTCCGTGCGGGCAACGGACCGTACCGCGTCGACCTGCGGGCCGCTCGCGTGGGCGCCGAACCGCCCGGCGACGCGCGGAATCATTCCTCCGACCGATGA
- a CDS encoding GNAT family N-acetyltransferase, protein MAELRLEELSARTVVAANALTLKPGQEQFIAPVSYSAAAAVADPNTSWQRVVLDGDEVVGFIMGNFDPNAEHDEFKAILWRINVDADDQGRGIGTFAVRALADEARARGHERLYVIWESGEHGPEQFFIRSGFQPIGETQYGETIGALDL, encoded by the coding sequence ATGGCTGAGTTGAGACTGGAAGAGTTGAGCGCCCGGACCGTCGTCGCGGCGAACGCGCTCACGCTGAAGCCCGGGCAGGAGCAGTTCATCGCTCCGGTCTCCTACTCGGCCGCCGCAGCGGTCGCCGACCCGAACACCTCGTGGCAGCGCGTCGTGCTCGACGGCGACGAGGTCGTCGGCTTCATCATGGGCAACTTCGATCCGAACGCCGAGCACGACGAGTTCAAGGCGATCCTCTGGCGCATCAACGTCGACGCCGACGACCAGGGTCGCGGCATCGGCACGTTCGCGGTTCGCGCTCTGGCCGACGAGGCGCGCGCCCGCGGCCACGAGCGTCTCTACGTGATCTGGGAGTCCGGCGAGCACGGCCCCGAGCAGTTCTTCATCCGCAGCGGGTTCCAGCCGATCGGCGAGACCCAGTACGGCGAGACGATCGGCGCGCTCGACCTGTGA
- a CDS encoding NADP-dependent isocitrate dehydrogenase: MDKIKVDGTVVELDGDEMTRIIWKAIKDSLIHPYLDVNLEYYDLGIEKRDETDDQITIDAAHAIQKHGVGVKCATITPDEARVEEFGLKKMWKSPNGTIRNILGGVVFREPIIISNIPRLVPGWNKPIVIGRHAFGDQYRATDFVFDGPGTLTLSFQPNDGGEAQSFEVYQAPGGGVALAMYNQDASIRDFARASFNYGLDRQYPVYLSTKNTILKAYDGRFKDLFQEVFDAEYKDKFEAAGLTYEHRLIDDMVASSLKWEGGYVWACKNYDGDVQSDTVAQGFGSLGLMTSVLTTPDGSVVEAEAAHGTVTRHYRQHQQGKPTSTNPIASIFAWTRGLAHRGKLDGNQELIDFTHTLEDVVVKTVEEGKMTKDLALLVGPDQKFLTTEEFLDAISENLKTRMG; encoded by the coding sequence ATGGACAAGATCAAGGTTGACGGAACGGTCGTCGAACTCGACGGCGACGAGATGACACGAATCATCTGGAAGGCCATCAAAGACTCCCTCATCCACCCGTACCTCGATGTGAACCTCGAGTACTACGACCTCGGCATCGAGAAGCGCGACGAGACCGACGACCAGATCACGATCGACGCCGCCCACGCCATTCAGAAGCACGGCGTCGGCGTCAAGTGCGCGACCATCACCCCCGACGAGGCCCGCGTCGAGGAGTTCGGCCTGAAGAAGATGTGGAAGAGCCCGAACGGCACGATCCGCAACATCCTCGGCGGTGTCGTCTTCCGCGAGCCGATCATCATCTCCAACATCCCGCGGCTCGTCCCCGGCTGGAACAAGCCGATCGTCATCGGCCGTCACGCCTTCGGCGACCAGTACCGCGCGACCGACTTCGTCTTCGACGGCCCGGGCACGCTGACCCTCAGCTTCCAGCCGAACGACGGCGGCGAGGCCCAGTCGTTCGAGGTCTACCAGGCTCCGGGCGGCGGCGTCGCGCTCGCGATGTACAACCAGGACGCGTCCATCCGCGACTTCGCCCGCGCGTCGTTCAACTACGGTCTCGACCGCCAGTACCCGGTGTACCTGTCCACCAAGAACACGATCCTCAAGGCCTACGACGGTCGCTTCAAGGACCTGTTCCAGGAGGTCTTCGACGCGGAGTACAAGGACAAGTTCGAGGCCGCCGGCCTCACCTACGAGCACCGCCTCATCGACGACATGGTCGCCTCCAGCCTCAAGTGGGAGGGCGGCTACGTCTGGGCGTGCAAGAACTACGACGGCGACGTCCAGTCCGACACGGTGGCGCAGGGCTTCGGCTCGCTGGGCCTGATGACCTCGGTGCTGACCACCCCGGACGGCTCGGTCGTCGAGGCGGAGGCCGCGCACGGCACGGTCACCCGCCACTACCGCCAGCACCAGCAGGGCAAGCCGACCTCGACGAACCCGATCGCCTCGATCTTCGCCTGGACGCGCGGCCTCGCGCACCGCGGCAAGCTCGACGGCAACCAGGAGCTCATCGACTTCACCCACACCCTCGAGGACGTCGTGGTGAAGACGGTCGAGGAGGGCAAGATGACCAAGGACCTCGCGCTCCTCGTCGGCCCGGACCAGAAGTTCCTCACCACCGAGGAGTTCCTCGACGCGATCAGCGAGAACCTCAAGACGCGCATGGGCTGA
- a CDS encoding 3-oxoacyl-ACP reductase family protein, with the protein MTASPAPASTRAPFSLAGSRALVTASSRGLGREIALELAGQGADVILGVRDPDGSAALVEELRGFGVAATAIRLDVMDLDACRAAIDAVTEDLGPIDILVNNAGGGVDAPALEVTEDDFERVWQLNTRSTFFLSQHLAKSMLTIGGGSIVNVASQAGLVALPGESSYCSAKAAVIHLTRCLAVEWGQYDIRVNAVAPTFIETDGTAPALSDDAFRADTIERIAALHRIGVPREVSGAVAFLASPAASLITGQTLAIDGGWTAR; encoded by the coding sequence ATGACCGCCTCCCCCGCTCCCGCATCCACCCGCGCCCCGTTCTCGCTCGCCGGTTCGCGCGCGCTCGTCACCGCATCCAGCCGGGGGCTCGGCCGCGAGATCGCGCTCGAGCTGGCCGGTCAGGGGGCCGACGTGATCCTCGGCGTCCGCGATCCGGACGGCTCGGCCGCGCTGGTCGAAGAACTGCGCGGGTTCGGCGTCGCGGCGACCGCGATCCGGCTGGATGTGATGGATCTGGATGCGTGCCGCGCAGCCATCGACGCAGTCACCGAGGACCTGGGACCGATCGACATCCTCGTCAACAACGCGGGCGGCGGCGTCGACGCCCCGGCGCTCGAGGTCACCGAGGACGACTTCGAGCGCGTCTGGCAACTCAACACCCGCTCGACGTTCTTCCTCTCGCAGCACCTGGCGAAGAGCATGCTGACGATCGGGGGCGGCTCCATCGTCAACGTCGCATCCCAGGCCGGACTGGTGGCGCTGCCCGGCGAGTCGTCCTACTGCTCGGCGAAGGCGGCCGTCATCCACCTCACCCGGTGCCTGGCCGTCGAGTGGGGCCAGTACGACATCCGCGTCAACGCGGTGGCCCCGACGTTCATCGAGACCGACGGCACCGCTCCCGCACTCTCGGACGACGCCTTCCGCGCCGACACGATCGAGCGCATCGCGGCGCTGCACCGCATCGGCGTGCCGCGCGAGGTGTCCGGAGCGGTCGCGTTCCTGGCCTCCCCCGCCGCCTCCCTCATCACCGGGCAGACCCTCGCGATCGACGGCGGCTGGACCGCCCGCTGA